The region CcccattttttgtattttggggtatattaaaaatgaatgtTTTAGTGGAGACAAGTATTATATtgactaataatttgtaatttctttatattacatAGAAAGTTTTATAGGTCTGtgaaaaatttctgattttatttaaaaatgcaatattttgccttgcttagaccttagatccttcTGAGCCATTTGTGGCacatagggcgtcgacaaagTCTTTCCATTCATCACGAAGCTGTGTGGCTGCAGTGATATCTTCCCATTGCAGAGTGAGggaaatttttgcctttttcagGTCCCGATTATACTGCCTCCGCAGTGTGTGTTTTGGTCGGCCTCGTCTTCGTCTTCCTACAGGCTGCCATGGATACACTCTTGAGGGAAGTCTTTCTTCGGGCATGCGTAGAAGATGACCCAAATATCTCCATCTTCGTTTCTTCAAAACTTCGGTCACCATGGGCTGGTTTGTTTTCAGCCGGATTTCCCTGTTGGTAATTTTCTGATTCCAACTGATTTTGACGATCCTTCGAAGGCAAATGTTTTCGATCCAAGGATACGTTTCTCAAGTTGTTGGTTGCGTTTCCAATATTCACTGGCGTACATCAATATAGACAACACATTGCTGTTGAACAGGCACAATTTTAAACGAAGTGAGTATTTGTTGCTTCTCTAAATTGGTGTTAGGCTGTTGAAGGCGCCTGATGCTTGTCCAATCCTTCTCTTGATTTCAAATGTTATATCGTCAGTATTTTCTATCCAGCTTCCTAAGTATTTAAATTCTTGGACCTGTTCAACAGATTTATCGGAGCATTGAAGAGTTAGGGGGGAGCCAGATGTGGACATACTTTTTGATTTATCGACAATCCGACCTCTCGGGCTTTTTCTGAAATCTCATCAAATAGCAGCTGTAATCGATCTTTGGCGTCTTCTAGTAGTACTATATCATCTGCAGTCAAGATCTACGAATTGTTTGTTGTTGACGTATACTCCATAGCCCGTAGACTGTCTGAGTACTTAGTCCATAACTATTGTAAATATAAGTGGTGATAATACACATCCTTGCTTGACACCAGTCttgattttgaagtatctagTAACTCCGTTTTCTGTTCGAACACAGCATTCTGTTTCTTTGTACAGGGCGATAATCAGTTCTAATATCCTGGGGGGTATTCCATAGTATTTGAGGATTTTCCATAAGATTTCTCGGTCGACCGAGTCAAAGGCCTTTTCTAGGTCAATGAAAAGAAGATATAGCTTTTTATTCCATTCCTTTGAGTCGTCAACCAGCATTCTCAGCGTGAAAATTAGGTCTGCACATGATCCTCCAGGTTGGAAGCCGTGTTGTTCATCACGAAGACATTGGTCCAGTTTCTGCTGTAGGCGTTGTAGTATAATAATTGACAAAAGTTTACTAGGTATCAACATTATGTTAATACCTCTCCAGTTGTCACAAATAAGCACATCGCCTTTTTAGAAGAGCCTAATAATGGTTCCTTCGGTTCAATCACTGGGCACTTTTTGGTCACTCCATATCTGAGTTAGTAGCTCAACCCAAACTGTCATGCAGTCGCGGACTGAAGTTTTCAGCATCTCAGATGTAATGCCATCTACTCCTGGCATTCTTCCGTTCCTTAGCTTTCTGACAGCGGCTATGATGTCTTCTGGAGACGGTGGTTCTTCATTTACATTAAGAATCATAAATGGAGTGTCAGGAATTATATCTTGGTTATTTATTCTCGGTCTATTTAGTAGGTTCTCGAAGTGGGTTGCCCACCTCTCGTCAATCCTCAAAGGGTCTGTCAAAAGGGCTCCATTCTCATCCTTTACTAGATTAGTCCTGTTAGATTTGACTCCAATCATCTCATTGGTTAATCTATAGACTGTATTCGAATCTCTCTTATTTGCTGCTTCTTCCGCCAAAGCTGCTTTCTGTTCAATAAATTGCCTCTTGTCGGTCCGAACACTCTTCTTTACTTGTTTGTCTATTTCTCTATATGAGACTTGCAGAACAATTAATTCAGTTGCGTCCGAGGCCGACAGAATGGAGGGTTTGGCTGATTTTCTTGCATCAATCAGTTTTCAGGTTCGTTAGGAAATccatctttatttctttttcttcttatagccTACTTTCTCCTCTGCAAATTCTCTGTGCGGGGTTTTAAGTTTCTCCCATATGCGTTCGACATCAGCCCTTGGTTCTAATTCCGATTGCAGGACTTCAAATCTATCTGAAAGTTCAGAACATTCGTGCTGGAATTGGAACATTCGTGCTGTTTCCTTGTCTTTCAAATTCTCAACGTTGAAGGGTTTGTGTGTTGTCGGTTTATTCTTTTTCTGTGTCACTTTTAGCTTTAGATGGATCTTAGCAACCATGAGGTTATGGTCTGATTTTATATCAGCGCCTCTGTAGCCTCTCACGTCGAGTAGACTCTTCCGCCATTTGTGTGAAAAGAGGAGATGATCAATTTGATTACACGTGCGGCCATCTGGTGAAGTCCTTGTATATTTGTGAATGGTCTTGTGTTGAAACAATATACCTCCTATGACAAGGTCGTTGTTGAGGGCCAAGTCGACAAGTAGCGCTCCGTTTTCGTTCATATAACCTATTCCATGTTTTCCCATGACTTCAGGACAGTAATTGTGACAAGATCCTACTTTTGCATTGAGATCACCTACGATACATAAGATATCGTGTCTAGGAAATTCTGCAACAACACTTTGTAGTGTCTCatgtctttctctttttcatccGCTTCGTTAGTTGGTGCATAGCAGGCAACGATTGAGAGTTTTCCATGAGCTGACCAAAATCGTGTGTAAATAATTCTTTGGTTTACAGGTGTCCATTTTAGCATCCCTCGCCTAGCTGCGGGTGACATCAGTACACCCACACCTGCTTGGCGTCTGTTTTCATGTCCGTTCTATGCGAGGACGTGGCCATCTTATAGGGGTTCCATCCCGCTACCAAGCCATCTAGTTTCACTAATGGCTGTTATGTCTATATTGTAGTGTATCACTTCTTTCAGCTTCTGTTCAGTTTTGAGATCTGGCTCATTGTTTTCACATTCCAAAATCCGAGCTTCAGCTGTTGCTTTGTAGTCAAAAATCGGGTCCGGGGGCATAAGGTTGTTAGGGAAGTAGTAGTCATATCCGAGGCTAAAGTCGACGATTCAGTTGCTGGtttcttttttacagggacaggtaGCAAGCCTATCGTCCAACCCTCATCCTTTCGCAACCGGACTTGGGACCGGCTATGGTggaattaatatatatatatatatatatatatatatatatatatatatatatatatatatatatatatatatatatatatatatatatatatatatatatatatatatatatatatatatatatatatatatatttatatatatatatatatgtatatatatatatatatatatatatatatatatatatatatatatatatatatatatatacatatatatatatatatatgtatatatatatatatatatatatatatatatatatatatatatatatatatatatatatatatatatatatatatatatatacatatataatatgtatatggtggaatgtaaatatatatatatatatatatatatgtatatgtaaaaGACTGAAAACCAGTTAAAAGTCTTGT is a window of Artemia franciscana unplaced genomic scaffold, ASM3288406v1 Scaffold_1163, whole genome shotgun sequence DNA encoding:
- the LOC136042353 gene encoding uncharacterized protein LOC136042353; protein product: MLIPSKLLSIIILQRLQQKLDQCLRDEQHGFQPGGSCADLIFTLRMLVDDSKEWNKKLYLLFIDLEKAFDSVDREILWKILKYYGIPPRILELIIALYKETECCVRTENGVTRYFKIKTGVKQGCVLSPLIFTIVMD